Proteins from a single region of Nakamurella deserti:
- a CDS encoding APC family permease, whose amino-acid sequence MTTANVPPTPTPHTARRPDGEPELKRTLGSFQVFAISFAFISVVVGVFASYGEVLQTAGPVGIWLWVLAAVGQTLVAFVVAQFAARIALSGSSYQWASRLANPKVGWWFGWLTFWFLAIAVVALDNALASQALMPLAGMDDNENTARLLTVAILVVQAVLVIASIRLLGMITSAAVALEIALVAVLVVALAAAVVFSGGGDLGNLASRGVSAGDPNYFAIGGGLMSGMIMGLTTLVGFDSAANLAEEAKDPYRSVPRAIVTSVVAAAVVGLLFVVMLTISIEDVAAVTGSGSPVAEIIRSQLGSAMERLLLAAIAIAMFGAGTVVMAACSRQVFAMARDERFPAHRWMQKVHPRTHTPVYATVLILVVGIVLMIALPGAALLQLIVASTILPALIYGGIVVLYLAVRRRLGRRQGAFNLGRWETPVAVAAMVWVLFALFVLVTPDDARVPSLVIVGLAVVGAGYFVTMLRTRRAVLETEPEGDDPVVTPASV is encoded by the coding sequence ATGACGACCGCGAACGTGCCGCCCACACCGACACCCCACACCGCCCGTCGACCCGACGGCGAGCCCGAGCTGAAACGGACGCTGGGATCTTTCCAGGTCTTCGCCATCTCCTTCGCCTTCATCTCCGTGGTCGTGGGCGTCTTCGCCTCCTACGGCGAGGTGCTGCAGACCGCGGGTCCCGTGGGCATCTGGCTGTGGGTGCTCGCCGCCGTCGGGCAGACCCTGGTCGCCTTCGTGGTCGCCCAGTTCGCGGCGCGGATCGCCCTCAGCGGATCGTCGTACCAATGGGCGTCCCGGCTGGCCAACCCGAAGGTCGGGTGGTGGTTCGGGTGGCTGACGTTCTGGTTCCTGGCCATCGCCGTCGTCGCGCTCGACAACGCACTCGCGAGCCAGGCCCTGATGCCGCTCGCCGGGATGGACGACAACGAGAACACGGCAAGGCTTCTCACCGTGGCGATCCTGGTGGTCCAGGCGGTCCTGGTCATCGCCTCCATCCGCCTGCTGGGCATGATCACCTCGGCGGCCGTGGCCCTGGAGATAGCTCTGGTCGCCGTCCTCGTCGTGGCCCTGGCAGCCGCGGTGGTGTTCTCCGGCGGCGGTGACCTCGGCAACCTCGCATCCCGCGGCGTGTCCGCGGGCGATCCGAACTACTTCGCCATCGGTGGCGGTCTGATGTCCGGCATGATCATGGGTCTGACCACGCTGGTCGGATTCGACTCGGCGGCGAACCTGGCAGAGGAGGCCAAGGACCCGTACCGCAGTGTTCCCCGCGCGATCGTCACCTCGGTGGTGGCGGCCGCCGTGGTCGGACTGCTCTTCGTGGTGATGCTGACGATCAGCATCGAGGACGTCGCCGCAGTGACCGGGAGCGGTTCGCCGGTCGCCGAGATCATCCGCAGCCAACTCGGTTCCGCCATGGAGCGGCTGCTGCTGGCCGCGATCGCCATCGCGATGTTCGGCGCCGGCACGGTGGTGATGGCCGCGTGTTCCCGCCAGGTCTTCGCGATGGCCCGCGACGAACGGTTCCCGGCCCACCGGTGGATGCAGAAGGTGCACCCGCGGACGCACACCCCGGTCTACGCGACGGTGCTGATCCTGGTCGTCGGGATCGTCCTGATGATCGCCTTGCCAGGCGCCGCGCTGCTCCAGCTGATCGTCGCCTCCACCATCCTGCCCGCCCTGATCTACGGCGGCATCGTGGTGCTCTACCTCGCGGTACGCCGTCGGTTGGGGCGTCGGCAGGGCGCCTTCAACCTGGGTCGATGGGAGACCCCGGTCGCCGTGGCGGCGATGGTCTGGGTCCTGTTCGCGCTGTTCGTACTGGTGACCCCGGATGACGCCCGTGTCCCGAGCCTCGTCATCGTCGGCCTCGCCGTCGTCGGGGCCGGGTACTTCGTGACCATGCTCCGCACGCGCCGCGCGGTCCTGGAGACCGAGCCGGAGGGTGACGACCCCGTCGTCACGCCGGCGTCGGTCTGA
- a CDS encoding alpha/beta fold hydrolase, translating to MALNHVRRGSGSPLLLVHGLGAGWRSWSPILDALAERREVIAVDLPGFGETPPLTGEVSIASLTDSVADFIREQGLDGVSTVGQSMGGRIVLELARRGVGGDTVALDPGGFWSDREVAVFGATLRPSIALVRVLRGVLPTLLGSRVGRTLLLAQLSARPWALSRETVLPDVRGLADSPATGAALAALIKGPKQQGAPAGSVPGRVTIGWGRRDLVTVPRQAARATELFPDAVLHWFDRCGHFPQWDAPLEATRLILDKTDEVLPG from the coding sequence ATGGCATTGAATCACGTAAGGCGAGGGAGCGGCAGCCCGCTGCTACTCGTGCACGGCCTCGGTGCCGGGTGGCGATCTTGGTCCCCCATCCTCGACGCGTTGGCCGAACGCCGCGAGGTGATCGCCGTCGACCTCCCGGGGTTCGGTGAGACGCCACCGTTGACCGGCGAGGTCTCGATTGCCAGCCTGACCGACTCCGTCGCCGACTTCATCCGTGAGCAGGGCCTGGACGGGGTTTCGACCGTCGGCCAGTCGATGGGTGGCCGCATCGTGCTCGAGCTCGCGCGGCGTGGAGTGGGCGGCGACACCGTGGCGTTGGACCCGGGCGGCTTCTGGAGCGACCGCGAAGTCGCGGTCTTCGGTGCCACGCTGCGGCCTTCTATCGCTCTGGTCCGAGTCCTGCGAGGCGTGCTGCCGACGCTGCTCGGCAGCCGCGTTGGGAGGACGTTACTTCTGGCGCAACTGTCGGCGCGGCCGTGGGCGCTCTCGCGAGAAACAGTGCTGCCCGACGTGCGCGGGCTGGCCGACTCCCCGGCGACTGGGGCTGCCTTGGCCGCCCTGATCAAGGGTCCCAAGCAGCAGGGCGCCCCGGCGGGCTCAGTGCCCGGCCGGGTCACCATCGGTTGGGGTCGTCGTGACCTGGTGACCGTGCCGAGACAGGCCGCACGTGCAACAGAGCTGTTCCCCGACGCGGTGCTGCACTGGTTCGACCGATGCGGTCATTTTCCACAATGGGACGCACCGCTCGAAGCGACCCGACTGATTCTTGACAAGACCGATGAGGTTCTGCCCGGGTGA
- a CDS encoding GNAT family N-acetyltransferase, whose product MSLRAEMPGEDETLALYDAVGWSAYTREPDRLRRALSGSHTVLTARVDGRLVGLARTVSDGETVCYVQDVLVHPDRHRQGVGTRLVTDLLDRYRHCRAFVLTTDADGGPEAVSAARFYRALGLRPHAEHGLVGYWRG is encoded by the coding sequence GTGTCCCTCCGTGCGGAGATGCCCGGGGAGGACGAGACTCTCGCCCTCTACGACGCGGTGGGCTGGTCGGCGTACACCCGTGAACCCGACCGGCTGCGGCGCGCGCTGTCGGGCTCGCACACGGTGCTCACCGCGCGGGTCGACGGTCGACTCGTCGGGCTGGCCCGGACCGTCTCCGACGGCGAGACCGTCTGCTACGTCCAGGATGTGCTGGTGCATCCGGACAGGCACCGGCAGGGTGTCGGCACCCGTTTGGTGACCGACCTGCTGGACCGGTACCGGCACTGCCGCGCATTCGTGCTGACGACCGACGCCGACGGCGGCCCCGAGGCCGTCTCCGCCGCCCGGTTCTACCGAGCTCTCGGGCTGCGGCCACACGCCGAGCACGGCCTCGTCGGCTACTGGCGGGGGTGA
- a CDS encoding DUF7507 domain-containing protein gives MAPPPPASADGLGLSTAWVTALQATGQSLNRFFNNDKVLLGGGGIGLALTLAAPVISGLLGAPQGPSISDVLAQLDVIEDDLKQMETQLVDINKQVLDSEAVTEIGDCNIETNALKQYRTQVYEINESYQTWVTELAAVKVKTDLARVKAAQDDFIAAALGPDVTQVFGTPLATAADNIHASLLGSDGIIATCGKAYLQTWLNSTAAGAAPTAVGADTVGAWADDRSYYTNMTQLVQFWQTVESHAVFLQQQAVLMKIGSKWPTTTTAPASDNPDGVCTAITNVADEQLCVSLLTYGKTNRSNLVDEWKSAGVPLTDDTVLLSLGTNVTGLKAADGDAIPTTAWLRDPKASGIPWATTPQPWSASQTSATADGFTWTPATGAQWQGLDDGYRASHPSAAPPVRPARTGNICTGDAQFSRCPNPQDMYTGSGVRPYAPLDILPLMQRVITSDQRGAFTTAGVAHVWMPGESASPDLHPWRSDPNGTNYNTGPGLMFPGQFSVNQADNDFANLTERQYTYPYYNGPGLGTKCMVLSPDGVLCDPAVVSSWWAGQLTVSYGLTDWNVLTQNYSSQGSFAVTPSSTAVTAFAGSGSRGDNDCSGTTCGIGLDTVTGKPGWLTTIAGVPDDAATLWPAATVPDRATSPDCWTSWGVPTRCGAAMDAWLAANIPDPALPAPVATAVPVVGDGAAASSVSSTAPQWESQSSAAGGALVVAPTVSWTATTPTGQIFTTTTPAGAPSISPGDLVTAAGWTGVTTLDVTATWTGWFADAAANRTGVSSDSTPVALVNGVWVVEKPSVDVALETVQPAGSAQATSTVTVTNTGNVPLAAMDVSHDVPGGSDLTVTWPGETGSLAPGQTATGRATIGAGTEPSSGEDSGVQVRAAVAGAVTVTSIAHGTAPSGAVVSDTETRDLVIVAVPPPGSTPPGPNETPPPASSPPPTVTAERPTTVAAPVPAGVVSGVPTSGSGSLAYTGTDAVHLLWTAFLLLAAGAVALLLARRRSPSRR, from the coding sequence GTGGCACCGCCGCCGCCGGCGTCAGCCGATGGGCTGGGCCTGTCGACGGCGTGGGTGACGGCGCTGCAGGCGACCGGCCAGTCCCTGAACCGGTTCTTCAACAACGACAAGGTGCTGCTGGGCGGCGGCGGCATCGGCCTGGCCCTGACCCTGGCCGCGCCCGTCATCAGTGGACTGCTGGGCGCCCCGCAGGGCCCGTCGATCTCCGACGTGCTGGCCCAGCTCGACGTCATCGAGGACGACCTCAAGCAGATGGAGACCCAGCTCGTCGACATCAACAAGCAGGTGCTGGACTCCGAGGCCGTCACCGAGATCGGCGACTGCAACATCGAGACCAACGCCCTGAAGCAGTACCGGACCCAGGTCTACGAGATCAACGAGAGCTACCAGACGTGGGTCACCGAGCTGGCGGCCGTGAAGGTCAAGACCGATCTCGCGAGAGTCAAGGCCGCGCAGGACGATTTCATCGCCGCCGCGCTCGGCCCTGACGTCACGCAGGTGTTCGGCACCCCGTTGGCCACCGCGGCGGACAACATCCATGCGTCGTTGCTGGGCAGCGACGGCATCATCGCGACGTGCGGCAAGGCGTATCTGCAGACGTGGTTGAACAGCACCGCCGCCGGAGCGGCGCCGACGGCCGTGGGCGCGGACACCGTCGGCGCGTGGGCCGACGACCGGTCCTACTACACGAACATGACGCAGCTGGTGCAGTTCTGGCAGACCGTCGAGAGCCACGCGGTGTTCCTGCAGCAGCAGGCGGTGTTGATGAAGATCGGCAGCAAGTGGCCGACGACCACCACGGCCCCGGCCAGTGACAATCCGGACGGCGTCTGCACCGCCATCACGAACGTCGCGGACGAACAGTTGTGTGTCTCGCTGTTGACCTACGGCAAGACCAACCGCAGCAATCTCGTCGACGAGTGGAAATCCGCCGGTGTCCCCCTCACCGACGACACCGTGCTGCTGTCGCTGGGCACGAACGTGACCGGGCTCAAGGCCGCCGACGGTGACGCCATCCCCACCACGGCCTGGCTGCGCGACCCGAAGGCGTCGGGCATCCCGTGGGCGACGACACCGCAACCGTGGTCGGCGAGCCAGACCTCTGCGACGGCAGACGGTTTCACCTGGACGCCGGCCACCGGCGCCCAGTGGCAGGGTCTGGACGACGGGTACCGGGCGAGCCACCCGTCGGCGGCGCCACCGGTGCGCCCGGCACGCACCGGGAACATCTGCACCGGCGACGCGCAGTTCTCCCGGTGTCCGAACCCGCAGGACATGTACACCGGCTCGGGCGTACGCCCCTACGCCCCCCTGGACATCCTGCCGCTCATGCAGCGGGTGATCACCTCGGACCAGCGAGGTGCGTTCACCACGGCCGGCGTCGCCCACGTGTGGATGCCGGGCGAGAGTGCGTCGCCGGATCTGCACCCCTGGCGCTCCGACCCGAACGGCACGAACTACAACACCGGACCCGGTCTCATGTTCCCGGGGCAGTTCAGCGTCAACCAGGCCGACAACGACTTCGCCAACCTGACGGAGCGGCAGTACACCTACCCCTACTACAACGGCCCCGGACTCGGCACCAAGTGCATGGTGCTCAGCCCCGACGGGGTCCTGTGCGACCCGGCCGTCGTCTCCTCCTGGTGGGCCGGCCAGCTGACCGTCTCCTACGGTCTCACCGACTGGAACGTCCTCACCCAGAACTACAGCTCGCAGGGGTCCTTCGCGGTCACGCCCAGCAGCACGGCCGTGACCGCCTTCGCCGGGTCCGGCTCCCGCGGTGACAACGACTGCAGCGGAACGACCTGCGGCATCGGGCTCGACACCGTCACCGGCAAGCCCGGGTGGCTGACGACGATCGCCGGGGTCCCGGACGACGCGGCCACCCTGTGGCCGGCCGCCACCGTGCCGGACCGGGCGACGTCGCCGGACTGCTGGACCAGCTGGGGCGTGCCGACGCGGTGCGGCGCCGCGATGGACGCCTGGCTCGCCGCGAACATCCCCGACCCGGCGCTGCCGGCGCCGGTCGCTACCGCCGTGCCGGTGGTCGGGGACGGAGCCGCGGCCTCGTCGGTCAGCTCCACCGCTCCGCAGTGGGAGAGCCAGAGCAGCGCCGCCGGCGGTGCACTGGTCGTCGCACCCACGGTGTCCTGGACGGCGACCACGCCGACCGGCCAGATCTTCACCACCACGACACCGGCCGGTGCGCCGAGCATCTCTCCGGGGGACCTCGTCACCGCGGCCGGTTGGACGGGCGTGACCACGCTGGACGTGACGGCCACCTGGACCGGATGGTTCGCCGACGCCGCGGCCAACCGGACGGGTGTCTCCTCGGACTCGACCCCGGTGGCGCTGGTGAACGGCGTCTGGGTGGTCGAGAAGCCGTCGGTGGACGTGGCCCTGGAGACGGTGCAGCCGGCCGGCTCGGCGCAGGCGACGTCGACGGTCACGGTGACCAACACCGGCAACGTGCCGCTCGCCGCCATGGACGTGAGTCACGACGTTCCCGGTGGCTCCGACCTCACGGTGACGTGGCCCGGTGAGACCGGGTCGCTGGCGCCCGGTCAGACCGCCACCGGCAGGGCGACCATCGGCGCGGGGACCGAACCGTCGTCGGGTGAGGACAGCGGCGTCCAGGTGCGCGCGGCGGTCGCCGGCGCGGTGACGGTCACCTCGATCGCTCACGGCACCGCACCGTCGGGGGCCGTGGTCAGCGACACCGAGACCCGGGACCTCGTCATCGTTGCGGTCCCCCCGCCCGGGTCGACCCCGCCCGGCCCCAACGAGACACCACCCCCCGCGTCGTCGCCGCCCCCGACGGTGACCGCCGAGCGGCCCACGACGGTCGCCGCACCGGTGCCGGCCGGCGTCGTGTCGGGGGTGCCGACCTCAGGCTCCGGATCACTCGCCTACACCGGCACGGACGCCGTCCACCTCCTGTGGACCGCCTTCCTGCTGCTCGCCGCCGGCGCCGTCGCACTCCTGCTCGCCCGCCGGCGCTCGCCCTCCCGGCGCTGA
- a CDS encoding LysE family translocator, which yields MVPLADMGAFALAAFVLIVIPGPSVLFTIGRSLAYGRRAGLLSVLGNAIGTLPATTLMALGLGQLIADSIVVFTAVKIAGALYLMYLGVQAIRHRHGHASLPSGPTRVPSGGRQLWQGVVVGVTNPKTFVFFMAVLPQFVSRDAGSVPLQLAVLGCVFAAIAVCCDSVWALTAGMARTWFGRNPRRLSQMGAGGGVMMVGLGGCLVATGNRH from the coding sequence ATGGTGCCGTTGGCCGATATGGGTGCGTTCGCGCTCGCCGCGTTCGTCCTGATCGTCATCCCGGGTCCCAGCGTGTTGTTCACCATCGGCCGGTCGTTGGCGTACGGACGGCGCGCTGGGTTGCTGTCGGTACTGGGCAACGCCATCGGGACGCTGCCCGCGACGACGTTGATGGCCCTGGGGCTCGGTCAGCTGATCGCCGATTCCATCGTCGTGTTCACGGCGGTCAAGATCGCGGGAGCGCTGTACCTGATGTATCTGGGCGTCCAGGCCATCCGGCACCGTCACGGCCACGCGTCGTTGCCGTCGGGTCCGACGCGGGTACCCAGTGGCGGTCGACAGCTCTGGCAGGGCGTCGTGGTGGGCGTCACCAACCCCAAGACCTTCGTGTTCTTCATGGCGGTCCTGCCCCAGTTTGTCAGCCGTGACGCCGGTTCGGTGCCCTTGCAGCTCGCGGTCCTCGGTTGCGTGTTCGCCGCGATCGCTGTGTGCTGCGACAGTGTGTGGGCGCTGACCGCGGGTATGGCTCGCACATGGTTCGGGCGCAACCCGCGCCGTCTGTCACAGATGGGCGCCGGCGGCGGCGTGATGATGGTCGGCCTCGGCGGTTGCCTGGTGGCCACCGGCAACAGACACTGA
- a CDS encoding alpha/beta fold hydrolase: MSELCALFSVVGTSDLAAAVRNVAHSSCSLNGPIVLLAHEFGRDLNMWSQFILHLGPECRLVVFDHARAQRRGSAATGRVHTSSTGDYALEVIAICDQIGLTGVTLIGHSGSSMVALTAAAGRPQLFVNLVLVAPSPRLVAIQDHVGAFSPRDIDDLLGPLDSDHPDWTAAAREMLDRVCVPGQHEQGSGTSVASIHVPQHPLDPPRETCTYLQLEAASRTPRDAARAIAKYLSGE, translated from the coding sequence ATGTCTGAGCTGTGTGCCCTGTTTTCAGTTGTCGGCACCTCCGACCTCGCTGCGGCCGTCCGTAACGTCGCTCATTCGTCTTGCTCACTGAACGGGCCGATCGTGCTGCTGGCACACGAGTTCGGTAGGGACCTCAACATGTGGTCCCAGTTCATCCTGCACCTCGGTCCAGAATGTCGGTTGGTCGTGTTCGACCACGCCCGTGCGCAACGACGGGGGTCGGCAGCGACCGGGCGCGTCCACACCTCCTCGACAGGGGATTACGCCCTTGAGGTCATCGCGATCTGCGACCAGATCGGCCTCACCGGCGTGACCTTGATCGGGCACAGTGGGAGCTCGATGGTCGCCCTGACAGCGGCGGCCGGTCGCCCACAACTGTTTGTCAACCTCGTCCTGGTCGCACCTTCGCCGCGTCTTGTCGCCATCCAGGACCACGTCGGTGCGTTCTCCCCGCGGGACATCGACGACCTGCTGGGCCCACTGGACAGCGACCACCCTGACTGGACTGCAGCCGCACGCGAGATGCTCGACCGGGTGTGCGTTCCCGGACAGCATGAGCAGGGCAGCGGCACCAGTGTCGCCTCGATCCATGTTCCGCAGCACCCGCTCGACCCGCCGAGGGAAACCTGCACGTATCTGCAACTCGAGGCCGCCAGCCGTACACCCAGGGACGCCGCACGGGCGATCGCGAAGTACCTGTCCGGTGAGTGA
- a CDS encoding EAL domain-containing protein — protein sequence MSDWAAQAAGDLFQSAPCGYLITKDDTTITAVNDTFLVWSGHAREQLIGRKLTALLPADDRALYITYCQPLLAMTGAVNEIALDILNYSGEQRAALLTANRSHGTTTGEPVVRVVILGSYEQQFHERALLAAGRAAATSPTGRADAETRLTHLAQHDPMTGLLNRVGLTALLHRLFLTPPIDRSRPALLFVDIDHFSSINNCLGHSAGDELIVVVAQRLRAALRHLSTLARPSGDEFVIVENVTDTAELIVLAERLLERVHVPVSIDGVDVMPSVSIGLAVAGPADTVNELFRNAETAMHRAKSAGRNTWQLHDPLTLDPTVDRLRIIDELREGIGRGELQVHYQPRVDVATGRVHGAEALVRWQHPIRGLLTPDAFIDIAEKSGLIHELGARVLDDAIAQVTSWNRARANCPPLEIAVNLSARQLADPTMVDVVVDALSRHDLEPWLLTLEITETALMINPDEALRALTALRALGVVLAIDDFGTGYSSLTYLKRFPVQELKIDRSFVAGLGIDTGDTAIVASCIQLAHAVGIRAVAEGVETVAQQQALVALHCDLAQGYFLGRPVPPERFPVTGPTGVPGPAA from the coding sequence GTGAGTGACTGGGCTGCACAGGCAGCGGGTGACCTGTTTCAGAGCGCGCCATGCGGATATCTGATCACCAAGGACGACACCACCATCACCGCGGTCAACGACACCTTCCTGGTGTGGTCTGGACACGCGCGTGAGCAACTCATCGGCAGGAAGCTGACAGCACTGTTGCCCGCCGACGACCGCGCCCTCTACATCACCTATTGCCAGCCTCTGCTCGCCATGACAGGGGCCGTGAACGAGATTGCACTCGACATCTTGAACTACAGCGGCGAGCAACGGGCCGCGCTCTTGACCGCCAACCGGAGCCACGGAACCACCACCGGCGAACCGGTGGTCCGAGTCGTCATCCTGGGGTCGTACGAGCAACAGTTCCACGAAAGGGCACTGCTGGCTGCCGGACGCGCAGCAGCCACGTCGCCCACGGGGCGGGCGGACGCCGAAACCCGCCTCACCCACCTCGCTCAGCACGATCCGATGACAGGACTGCTCAACCGCGTGGGCCTGACCGCCCTCCTACACCGCCTCTTCCTCACACCACCCATCGACCGTTCGCGACCCGCGTTGCTGTTCGTCGACATCGATCATTTCAGCTCCATCAACAATTGCCTGGGGCACTCCGCTGGTGATGAACTGATCGTCGTCGTCGCCCAACGACTCCGGGCCGCGCTGCGCCACTTGAGCACTTTGGCTCGGCCTTCGGGCGACGAGTTCGTCATCGTCGAGAACGTCACCGACACCGCAGAATTGATCGTCCTGGCTGAGCGGCTGCTTGAAAGGGTCCACGTACCTGTCTCCATCGACGGCGTCGACGTCATGCCCTCAGTCAGCATTGGTTTGGCCGTCGCCGGCCCAGCGGACACCGTGAACGAACTCTTTCGCAACGCCGAAACGGCGATGCACCGGGCGAAGTCGGCGGGCCGTAACACCTGGCAGCTGCATGACCCGCTCACACTGGACCCAACCGTCGATCGGTTGCGGATCATCGATGAGCTCCGTGAGGGCATCGGTCGCGGTGAACTACAGGTGCACTACCAACCCCGCGTGGACGTAGCCACCGGTCGGGTGCACGGCGCCGAAGCGCTCGTCCGGTGGCAACACCCGATCCGCGGCCTGCTGACACCTGACGCCTTCATCGACATCGCAGAGAAATCCGGACTCATCCATGAACTCGGCGCCCGCGTCCTGGATGACGCAATCGCCCAGGTGACATCGTGGAACCGAGCCCGCGCCAATTGCCCGCCACTGGAAATCGCTGTCAATTTGTCGGCTCGGCAACTCGCGGACCCGACCATGGTCGACGTGGTCGTGGACGCCCTCAGTCGTCACGACCTGGAACCGTGGCTGCTGACCCTGGAGATCACCGAGACCGCGCTGATGATCAACCCTGACGAGGCGCTGCGGGCCCTCACCGCGTTGCGCGCCCTCGGAGTGGTACTGGCCATCGATGATTTCGGTACCGGTTACTCAAGTCTCACCTATCTCAAGCGGTTCCCGGTCCAGGAGCTCAAGATCGACCGTAGCTTCGTAGCGGGCCTGGGCATCGACACCGGTGACACTGCGATCGTCGCGAGCTGCATCCAACTCGCCCACGCCGTGGGCATCCGAGCAGTGGCCGAGGGGGTCGAGACCGTCGCACAGCAACAGGCTCTCGTCGCGCTGCACTGCGACCTGGCGCAAGGTTACTTCCTCGGCCGCCCGGTACCGCCGGAGCGCTTCCCGGTGACGGGGCCGACCGGCGTCCCAGGCCCCGCCGCTTAG
- a CDS encoding helix-turn-helix domain-containing protein codes for MDDDLDQIMTAVGPRLRGLRTRRDITLAALSEDTGISVSTLSRLESGQRKATLELLLPLAKSYGVPLDELVGAPDTGDPRIHLRPLRRHGRVFIPLTRRPGGMQAFKIIIPTGGGTPDPKTHEGYEWLYVLNGRLRLVIGEQDLILEPGEAAEFDTREPHWLDATAAGPVEVLCLFGRQGERAHLRAGAA; via the coding sequence ATGGACGACGACCTGGACCAGATCATGACCGCGGTGGGGCCGCGACTGCGCGGACTGCGGACGCGGCGGGACATCACCCTCGCGGCGCTGTCGGAGGACACCGGCATCTCGGTGAGCACGTTGTCCCGGTTGGAGTCGGGCCAGCGCAAGGCGACGCTGGAACTGCTCCTGCCACTGGCGAAGTCCTACGGCGTGCCGCTGGACGAACTGGTGGGAGCACCCGACACCGGCGATCCGCGCATCCACCTGCGGCCCCTCCGGCGGCACGGCCGGGTGTTCATCCCGCTGACCCGCCGGCCCGGCGGCATGCAGGCGTTCAAGATCATCATCCCTACCGGAGGTGGGACACCGGACCCGAAGACCCATGAGGGCTACGAGTGGCTCTACGTGTTGAACGGCCGGTTGCGGCTGGTGATAGGGGAACAGGACCTGATCCTCGAGCCCGGTGAGGCGGCCGAGTTCGACACCCGCGAGCCGCACTGGTTGGACGCCACCGCGGCGGGGCCGGTCGAGGTGCTCTGCCTGTTCGGTCGCCAGGGCGAGCGGGCCCATCTGCGGGCCGGTGCGGCGTGA
- a CDS encoding NAD(P)/FAD-dependent oxidoreductase, translated as MTETLLPRYDVLVVGGGPAGLNGALMLARSRRSVLVVDSGTPRNAPADGVHGLLGRDGMPPRDLIALGRREILSYGAHVADGDVTAAVRDGDDFVATLADGRAVRARRLLVTTGLTDELADVPGLRELWGRDVVHCPFCHGWEVRDTTIGILGTGPMAAHQALLFRQLSDDVVLFEHTATVTDEDREKLAALGVRIVAGEVAALETDAATGRLTGVRLADGTVVARRTVATASRMVARSALRSGLGLVAVPHPMGAAVGEYIPSEPMGRTSVPGVFVAGNITDLQAQVGAAAAAGALTAAMIHMDLIQQETADAVARYRAAQQVGDPASVGAA; from the coding sequence ATGACCGAAACACTGCTCCCCCGTTATGACGTCCTCGTGGTCGGTGGCGGACCCGCCGGCCTGAACGGCGCGCTGATGCTGGCGCGTTCCCGCCGTTCGGTGCTCGTCGTCGACTCCGGCACCCCCCGCAACGCCCCGGCCGACGGCGTGCACGGCCTGCTCGGTCGCGACGGCATGCCGCCCCGCGACCTCATCGCTCTCGGCCGCCGCGAGATCCTCTCCTACGGCGCCCATGTCGCCGACGGCGACGTCACCGCTGCGGTACGCGACGGTGACGACTTCGTCGCCACGCTCGCCGACGGCCGCGCAGTGCGGGCGCGTCGGCTCCTCGTGACCACCGGACTCACCGACGAACTGGCCGACGTCCCGGGCCTGCGCGAACTGTGGGGCCGCGACGTCGTGCACTGCCCGTTCTGCCACGGCTGGGAGGTCCGCGACACCACCATCGGCATCCTGGGCACCGGGCCGATGGCGGCCCACCAGGCGCTGTTGTTCCGGCAGCTCAGCGACGACGTGGTGCTCTTCGAGCACACCGCCACCGTGACCGACGAGGACCGGGAGAAGCTCGCCGCCCTCGGCGTCCGGATCGTCGCCGGTGAGGTCGCCGCCCTCGAGACCGACGCCGCCACCGGTCGTCTCACCGGCGTGCGGCTCGCGGACGGCACGGTCGTCGCCCGCCGGACGGTCGCCACCGCGTCGCGCATGGTGGCCCGCAGCGCCCTGCGGAGCGGACTCGGTCTCGTCGCCGTACCGCACCCGATGGGTGCCGCCGTCGGCGAGTACATCCCGAGCGAGCCGATGGGGCGCACCTCCGTGCCCGGCGTGTTCGTGGCCGGCAACATCACCGACCTGCAGGCGCAGGTGGGCGCGGCCGCCGCCGCCGGCGCCCTGACCGCCGCGATGATCCACATGGACCTCATCCAGCAGGAGACCGCCGACGCCGTCGCGCGCTACCGGGCTGCGCAGCAGGTCGGGGATCCAGCGTCGGTGGGCGCCGCCTGA